The DNA region CCGCAATCGCTTGACACGAGGGCGTGGCGACTGATATACCTTCCTCGATCCCCGCATGAAGATCCCAACCCGAATGAGGTTGAACAGGCTCAACATGAAGCCCCCGGCGCTACCAACACCGGGGGCTTGACGGAAACCTCAGTACCGCCCATCCCAGGACAGTCACCAACGGCGGACCGGGTTGCCCCCCGGGACCCGCCGAGCAAGGAGTCTCCGTGAACGAGGGTACTGCCCCCGACCACACCCCCGCAGCCCCCGGCCAGAGCCCACCCCCACCGCCCACCAGCACCTGGCCACCCGTCGCGCTTCCAGGGGGCGGCCGACAGCCGACACCGACGGCGGCCGGGCCGCACGCCCTCGCCTCCCTGCCAGCACCGGCACCGGCACCAGCGCCGATCCCAGAAGAGCCAACCGGTCCTGCGGAGATACCCGACGCGCCGGCGAGTGAGGGCGGCGAGCTGCTGGTGCGGTTGCGGGCGCTGATCGCCCGGTTCGTGGTGCTGCCGTCCGAGCATGCGCTGGATGCGGTCACGTTGTGGGTGGCCGCTACGCATCTGCAGGGCGCGTGGCAGCATGCTCCGCGCCTGGCGGTGGTGGGTCCTGCGAAGCGGTGCGGGAAGTCGCGGCTGCTGGATGTGCTGGCCGAGACCGTTCACGCGCCGGTGCTGACGGTGAACTCCACGCCGGCGGCGGTGTTCCGCTCGATCACCGAGGAGCCGCCGACGCTGCTGGTGGACGAGGCCGACACGATCTTCGGCAGTCCGAAGATGGCCGAGAAGAACGAGGAGATGCGCGGCCTGCTCAACGCCGGCCACCAGCGCGAACGCTACGTGCTGCGGGTGGTGGGCAGCGACCACACCCCGCGCCGGTTCCACACCTTCGCCATGGCCGCCATCGCCGGGATCGGCGACCTGCCGGACACGATCATGGACCGGTCCATCGTGATCCGGATGCGCCGCCGCGCCGACGGCGAGCACGTCTGGCCGTACCGCACCAAGCGCGACAGCCCCGCCCTGCGCGCGATGCGCACCGACCTGGCCCGCTGGACCAAGCCCCTGGCCGACCGGGCCCTGCACCTGGAACCGGCGATGCCGGTCGAAGACCGGGCCGCGGACACGTGGGAGCCGCTGGTCATCACCGCCGACCTCGCCGGCGGCCCCTGGCCCCGGCGGGCCCGTCAGGCGTGCGCCGGCCTGGTCGCCGCCGAGGCCGCGTCGGAGGAGGACCAGCCCGGCGGCGCGCGCATCCTCGCCGACATCCGCCGCGTCTTCCACGCCGGCGGCGACCCCGACAGCATGCCCACCGACCAGCTGCTGTTCGCCCTCAACGCCGACCCCGAAGCCCCCTGGGCCGAGTGGGGCCGCGGCGGCCTGACCCCGCGCGGCCTCGCGGGCATGCTCCGCGAGTTCGGCATCACCTCCGGCAACGTCCGCATGGGCGACAGCACCCAGCGCAAGGGCTACATGCGCAACAAGTTCGCCGACGCCTGGCGCCGCTACTGCCCCACCGTCCACCCCACCCCGGCGAGAGCAACCAGCCCCCGCTGAAACCACCGCCCCGCCTCCCCGCAGGACGCGTACCCGCCGGCCACCGTCACACCCCGGCCGCAGGCCGCTTACCGCCCGCACGGTGGCTGGGCGGGCGGGGCTGGGACGGCACGCGCCTCCGTCTCGTGCCGTCCCAGCCGTCCCTGCCGCATAACCCCAGGTCAACACCCCTTCCGACGGGACGGATCAGCGTCCCAAGACGGAAACGGTCACGGCACCGGAAGCGCCAGGACAACACCAGGTCGGCACCAGCCCGCCCGTGCAACGCCGTCCCGAACCGAGGCGGCTGCGTGCCGTCCCTGCCCTGACCTGCGGCTGCAACGGCCAAGACGGCCAAGACGGCCAAGACGGCCAAGACGGCCAAGACGGATCTTCAGCCACACCCCACGAAGTAAGGAAACCCCGCAGCATGCCCACCACCCCGCCCGACCACCAGCCGGTCGCCACGGGTGCCCTCGCCCGCACGACCATCACCACCGTGATGGCAGTCATCGCCGCACTCGCCTTCATCTTCAGCTTCGGCAACGTCTGGGCCCTCGCCCTGCGCCCCGCCACCCGCCTGATGCACCTGTGCGGCCTGCTCACCCTCGCCCTCAACACCGCCCAGCCCCTCCTGGCCCGCCACTACGCCCGCGCCGCCCTCGACACCGTCGCCCCCGCCCTCCTCCTCGGCTGGGCAACCGTCGGCCCCACCCTCCTGCACCACCTCCACACACCACCTGCAGAGCAACGCCCAGCGCCCGCAGCCCCGGTGGTGGCCGCCACCCTGCCGCCACGAGCCCCCACCGCAGCCCCAGCCCGCGCTCGGCCGCCGGGCAAGCCCACACCCGCGGCGCCGGGCAAACGCACCGGACGCCCACCCGCGGCCACCATGACCCAGCTCATCGCCATCGCCCGGCCCGCCGTCGCCCAGCACGGCCTCACCACCGCCGTCGTCAAACAAGCCCTGCGCGACACCGCAACACCGATCAGCAGCGCCCGCCTCACCCAACTCATGCAACACCTCAAGAACGAACACCACCCCGCGCCACCGGAGCCGGAGCGGGAGCGGGAACCCGCGCGAGCGCACCCCGCCCAGACCTGACCAGCACCCGGCCACGGTCACCCGCCCCCACCGACCCCCAACCGGAACGGGCGGGTGACCGCCTCCCACATCCACCGATCCGGAAGCCCAGAACCCCCACCCCCGCACTTCCGCACATCCGGTTCAGCCAGCGCCCTACACCCGGAACGCGGAAACAGCAAACCGCCGACGATCCGCACCATGACCCCCAGCGCAGACAGGAAGCCAACGCCCATATACGACATCAGTGCCACCCCACCGGAGCCCGCCGTGACACCCGACCCCCACGCCGCAGACCACACCGAGGACGGCGATAGCCGAGCCGTCAACTCCTGCGGGCCGACGGCCTCGTGGACGCACACCCCCACCACCACGGCCCCAGACGCAGCAAGTTGTCGGGTAAGGAGTCCTTACCCGGCCACCGCCCCAGGGGAGGCGGTGGCTTCCGGCGCCGAGGGGGCACCGGGAGCGGCCGGCCCGGGGGTGCCGTCCGAGATCGGGGGTCCGCGCCGTCGCCTGCGCGAAGCGCGTCTGCGTGCCCGCCGCGTCCATCCCCGCTATAGCGAAACCGAGTTCGCTCTTCTCGAACGCGCCGCCAAGGCAAGCCGCATGAAGATCGGCGGCTATGTCGCCGAAGCCTCCCTCGCCGCCGCACGCGCGGAAGACCCCACAGCGGGCGTGGCGGATTACCGGGCCCTGATCAAGTCATTGATGGCCGCCAACCGCCAACTCGCCGGAGTCGGCAACAACCTCAACCAGCTCACCTGGCACCTCAACAAGGACGGCCCCTGGCCTGCTGACGAGACGGTCGGCAGGCTCCTGAACCGTGTCGAGGCTGCGATCGCCGAAGTCGACGCCGCCATCGCCCGCGTGACGGAGCGATGAGCCGGTGATACCGAAGATCATCCTCGGCAAGGGCAGCAGCCGTCGCCTCATTGCCTACCTGTTCGGCAAGGGCACCGCCAACGAGCATGTCGACCCTCATCTGGTCGCCTCCTGGAACGACTTCGCCCCCGATCCCGGCCGCAGCCCGCACCGCGGGCGGAAGGAGGTCGAGGACCAACTGGCCGCCCAGCTCGACCAGCCCGTGGCGATGCTGGGAAGTCGGGCACCGAAGACGACCATCTGGCACTGCCCGGTCCGCGCCGCTCCGGAAGATCCGATCCTGACCGATGCCCAATGGGCGCAGATCGCCCGCAGGATCGTCGCCGCCGCCGGCATCGCCCCCGACGGCGACGTCGAAGCGTGCCGGTGGGTGGCGGTCCGGCACGCCGACGACCACATCCACATCGCCGGCACCCTCGTGCGACAGGACGGCCGCCGCGCGCGCCGCGACCACGACATCCGCGCCGTCCAGCGGGAAGCCCGCAGGATCGAGGTCGACTACGGGCTCCGGCGGCTCAAAGCCGGCGACGGCACCGCGGCCAAACGCCCCACGAGCAAGGAGCACTTCAAGGCCGCACGGCTGGGCCAGGACGCCACCAGCCGCGAGATCCTGCGCACCCGCGTACGGCGCGCGGTAGCCGCCGCCTCCACCGAGACCGAGTTCTTCGCGCTGCTGGAAGCGCAGGGCGTGACCGTACGGCCGAAGACCGGCCCGTCCGGCGACGCCCTCGGCTACAGCGTCGCCTTGCCGGGTGAGACGAACAAGCACGGCGAGCCCGTGTGGTTCTCCGGCTCGACGCTCTCAGGCGATCTCTCCCTGCCCAAGGTCCGGGAGCGTCTGAACGCGTCCGCGCCGCAGGGAGTCCCTCGTCCTTCGGGCAATCCCTGGCACGAGGCCACCGCCGCCGCTGAGCGCATCCCCGACCACCTGACCCGTGGCAGTGAGCAGGTGGCCCAAGGCCAGTTGGCCGCCCTCGGCGGAGCGCTGGATCTGCTCTCCGTCACCGCTCCGGACACGATCCAGGCCGACGTCAAACGAGCCTCCGCCGCGTTCGAACGCGCCACCAGGTCCCGCATCGCCGCCGACCACGCCAGCGCCCGTGTCCTGCGACGAAGCATCCAGGCGATCTGGAACGACCCCGCACGACGCGCGGACGACACCGGCCTGGCCATGCTGCTGGACGCCATGCTCATCGCCGTCGCCTACGGAATGCACTGGCACCGCACACGCCGGCACGCCCAGCAGGAAGCAGCCGCCCAACAGGCTCTCCTTCACCTGCAAGCTGCCGCCGCCGAAGCAGCCGGGCCCGCGCTGGACAGCCTCGCCCACCGCTCACCGGCCCCGCAGCACCAGCAGCGCTACGCCCACCACCTCCGACAGGCGGCCCCCGAACACGTCGAGCGGATCCTCGCCGATCCGGCATGGGCGGCGCTCACCGCTGCACTCGTCGAGGCGGAGGCCAAAGGCCACAACCCACGCACCCTGCTCGACCGGGCCCTCGGCCAGCGCAGCCTCGACGACGCCCGCAGCCCCGCCCGGGCCCTCACCTGGCGCATCAAACGCCTGGGCGACCACCACGCGCCCAGCCCCCGCGCCCAAGCAGCCCTCGCCCGCAGCACGGCACGGCGCCCCGCACCGAAGGACGACACGCCCCGGACCGGACCGACTCCCCCGACCGCGCCGACGGCTCGACGGCGCTGACGGGACGAGATCAGGCCGCAGTCTTCAGGTCGAGCACCATGGCCGTGTAGAAGGGCGCCTCGGGCCAGGGGTGGGACAGGCCCACCTCGCGGTATCCCCACGCCGCGTAGGCGGTCTGCGCGGCCTTCGCCTCGGGTTCCGGGCGGACGGTGAGGGTGACCCGCTCGACGTCCAGGCCGTCGAGGAGTTCGGCGTGGAGCTTGGCGGCGACGCCACGGCGGCGCCACGGCCTGCGGACGGCCAGTTCGAGGATGACCCAGGTTCGTTTCCCGTCTTCACGGGTGAAGTCGCCGGGCAGGTCCTTCTGGACGTTCTTCCACCACGAGCTGTCGGCCGGCAGGAGATAGC from Actinacidiphila sp. DG2A-62 includes:
- a CDS encoding DUF3631 domain-containing protein, whose amino-acid sequence is MNEGTAPDHTPAAPGQSPPPPPTSTWPPVALPGGGRQPTPTAAGPHALASLPAPAPAPAPIPEEPTGPAEIPDAPASEGGELLVRLRALIARFVVLPSEHALDAVTLWVAATHLQGAWQHAPRLAVVGPAKRCGKSRLLDVLAETVHAPVLTVNSTPAAVFRSITEEPPTLLVDEADTIFGSPKMAEKNEEMRGLLNAGHQRERYVLRVVGSDHTPRRFHTFAMAAIAGIGDLPDTIMDRSIVIRMRRRADGEHVWPYRTKRDSPALRAMRTDLARWTKPLADRALHLEPAMPVEDRAADTWEPLVITADLAGGPWPRRARQACAGLVAAEAASEEDQPGGARILADIRRVFHAGGDPDSMPTDQLLFALNADPEAPWAEWGRGGLTPRGLAGMLREFGITSGNVRMGDSTQRKGYMRNKFADAWRRYCPTVHPTPARATSPR
- a CDS encoding SpdA protein, which translates into the protein MPTTPPDHQPVATGALARTTITTVMAVIAALAFIFSFGNVWALALRPATRLMHLCGLLTLALNTAQPLLARHYARAALDTVAPALLLGWATVGPTLLHHLHTPPAEQRPAPAAPVVAATLPPRAPTAAPARARPPGKPTPAAPGKRTGRPPAATMTQLIAIARPAVAQHGLTTAVVKQALRDTATPISSARLTQLMQHLKNEHHPAPPEPEREREPARAHPAQT
- a CDS encoding plasmid mobilization protein gives rise to the protein MPSEIGGPRRRLREARLRARRVHPRYSETEFALLERAAKASRMKIGGYVAEASLAAARAEDPTAGVADYRALIKSLMAANRQLAGVGNNLNQLTWHLNKDGPWPADETVGRLLNRVEAAIAEVDAAIARVTER
- a CDS encoding mobilization protein — encoded protein: MIPKIILGKGSSRRLIAYLFGKGTANEHVDPHLVASWNDFAPDPGRSPHRGRKEVEDQLAAQLDQPVAMLGSRAPKTTIWHCPVRAAPEDPILTDAQWAQIARRIVAAAGIAPDGDVEACRWVAVRHADDHIHIAGTLVRQDGRRARRDHDIRAVQREARRIEVDYGLRRLKAGDGTAAKRPTSKEHFKAARLGQDATSREILRTRVRRAVAAASTETEFFALLEAQGVTVRPKTGPSGDALGYSVALPGETNKHGEPVWFSGSTLSGDLSLPKVRERLNASAPQGVPRPSGNPWHEATAAAERIPDHLTRGSEQVAQGQLAALGGALDLLSVTAPDTIQADVKRASAAFERATRSRIAADHASARVLRRSIQAIWNDPARRADDTGLAMLLDAMLIAVAYGMHWHRTRRHAQQEAAAQQALLHLQAAAAEAAGPALDSLAHRSPAPQHQQRYAHHLRQAAPEHVERILADPAWAALTAALVEAEAKGHNPRTLLDRALGQRSLDDARSPARALTWRIKRLGDHHAPSPRAQAALARSTARRPAPKDDTPRTGPTPPTAPTARRR
- a CDS encoding GNAT family N-acetyltransferase; the protein is MTPTELTYERFEGQEAAGQLDTFIAAYEEVYEEPPYREGPSDVAEFITHYQVHAQRAGMRLVIARDAEEVVGFTYGYLLPADSSWWKNVQKDLPGDFTREDGKRTWVILELAVRRPWRRRGVAAKLHAELLDGLDVERVTLTVRPEPEAKAAQTAYAAWGYREVGLSHPWPEAPFYTAMVLDLKTAA